CCCCATTTACTGATGAGCCCAGGGTGCAGGATGGGGAGCCCCGGCCTGGAGGGGTGGGCTGCTGACAACGAGGACTTCAATAGAGGTAGGAAAATCCAGGCATATTCTTGAGCCAAGGCTGATGGATCCAGGGGCAGTCTCTGGGTGGGTTTTGAAACCACCCTACCTGGCATCTTCTGCAGAGACCCCAGGTCTAGACCCTATATCCCCAGGCCGTGTGTAACCCAATGGTGTCCCACGAGCCTTCCCTCAGTCGCTGGGACACAGGCAAACAGGTCTCCAGAGCATTTATTCTTTCCAGTGGGGAGGGTGCAGGGGTCCAGGCCCCTATGTGTACCACGTGAAGCCGTAGGCGGCGTTGAGAATCTCCTCGTTCGTGCGCAGCCCGTAGAGCTCGCCCATTATGGGGTTCACCCAGCGCGTTGTGTGGAACACAGACTCACCCACCTGTGGGAACAGTGGGGTATGGGTGACGGTGCAGCTACCCCTTCAGGCCCACACTGCCTATTGGGATCCCACTAGGCCTGGTGACTACCGTGCCTACACCAAAAGCTGCTGCCTTCCCCTCCTCACGCCTGGCACCCACTACCCCTCTCGGCTCCAGGTTTTCCCTGGGAGGCTGTGTTCCTGCAGGGGGCCTGGACCCCCACCCTCCCTACCCAGGGCCCACCTTCCAGTCAGGCACGTCCTTCATGATGATGGCCTCCTCCTCCAGGTTCTCCCGAAGCATCTGCAGAACCCTGTGGGGATGGAATGGGCGGTAGGGGACAGGCCTGAGCACCGAGAGACTCCCAAAAAGACGTGCCAGATCCTTTCCTGTTCCACCCCAATCACCTCCTGCCACTCCCAACCCTGCATGTGCCAACCCTTCttgtcctttccttcccctacaAACATTTACTGTCCTCCTGCTGCAGCCTCAATgtcccctcctccagggagccttcctATTCTAGCCCTTGGGTCTCCCCCACATATGCCAGGACACAGCTGTCAGCCCCCAAATCATTTTTGTCATGTCCTGCACTGCGGGCTGGGACACTCAGGCCTGTGACCTTCCAACCCTGGTCCCAGCAGCCCCACCTCCGATCCTTCTCTGCCTGCAACAGTGGCATCAACGCAATGCGGGCCTCGAAGTCCTCAATCTGCAGGCGCCTGTGAAACCCAAAAACCAACAGACCAGATGAGGCTGGAGTTCGGGGTGGGTGATGTGGCCTCAGACTCAGGCTGATGCGTGGGGAGGGGAGCCGGCAGAGAGGCAAGTGAGTGGGGCAGGCTTGGGGAGTAAGCTCTACCCACAAGAAGATGAGAAGGCGGGGTGTGGGCACATGGGCTGGCACAGGCACTGGTCTACAAGACTGATGGCTTCGCACTTTCTTTTCAGTtaaaaactttagtttttaatCCTAAAAATAGCCCTGGCCTGATGATTGTGGTGAACTGGGGACTGGGGATGGGACCTTCATCACAGGGCTCTGGGCCCTACAAAACCATATCCCCTTCCTGTCAAAATAACCCTGGGGTGTGAGCCCGGGGCAGGCAGTTCTGTGTGTTCCAAGCCACCAGCCCCATCTATACTGAGGGCGCGGCACCCAGTGATGTGGCCCCTGGCCGTGTCCCCTCATCGCCAGAAATCTCACAGCCTCACAGGGAAGGGTCTGGATGAAGTTCAGCCCCCACTCCAGCCCTCACACCTCCTCCCATCTTCCCAAACCCAGAGGAGcatccccaccccaggctgctgGCCCCACCACAGCCCCACACTATTGTCACCGTGTCCATACTCCTGTGGGTGGTGCATGTGGGGCAGCTGGACCCGGTTTGAGCTCACTCAACAATGCTGAGCACCTGACACAGGCTGGCCTTCTCCGCCACCACCCTTGGGGATTCCCAGACTTGTGGGGGGGCAAGTGAGCTCAAAGGGGGTGCTAAGGACACATATCACAGGGTGTGGCAGGGCAAAGGGGCCCAGCCAGTAAGGGGCCAATCAGAAGGGGTCACCTGGCAGGGCATCCTGACAGCTTAGAGGCAGCGAGAGTCTGAATGGAGGCCACTATCTGCCTCGGTCCCTCAGGCCCCATGTGGCTGGCGGGGTCATTGTGTTGCATGGCCTGTTTCTAAGCCCTTATTGTCCTCTTTGCCTGGTTGACACTGACAAAAAAACCAGTAAATGAGCATGTCCTGAGCctgccctccacctccacctgATGGGTTGTCCTAATCCCAACCCTCGAGTCCCTAGCAGCGGAGGCCAAGAGACACCTGGTGAAGAGCTCCtttcttgccatttctttctggaagGCCCATACTTCCTGAGCCTTGAGGGGCTGATGAAGGGCCCCGAGGGACACCAAGACCACAGGTGCACCCCACGGTCCCCAGCCTGGGGCCTACCTGCGCTCTCGGTTCCACTTCATCATGCTCCAGTACCCAAACAGCAAGGTCCCGATGCCCACAGCAAACATGCTGTAGCCTGTGGGGAAAGGGGGCACCAGCTCAGCGCCTACCCTCGGGAAAGGCCACCCCTTGTAGTTCCTTCTCATGAAGCACAATCTGCTTGCTGTGCACGGACACCGGAAATACGGACGCGAGAGAAGGTGAAAATCTTAGTGACCCCCTCCTAGAGATGGCCAGTACCGTCTCTAGTGCGTAtttcttcagattctttttttgtctctatggAACGTCCGCCAGCCCTCTCCCCTGGACCCGTCCTTCCCAACTGCAGACGACTCTCGATTCCGTGCACCTGCCTTGCAGGCAAGGACACCAGGCTGCCTCAGCTTTCCTCTGACAAGTGCGGCAGCTGCGGCTGACACAcctctgccccccatccccccatccccgtTTCTGGAAGGTACAGGCTGAGCAGGGCTTGCAGGAGGGCCCGAAGGCCTTGCTGTTTATGATCGGGCGGCCCCAGCCCCACAATCTTGTTGTTTGGTTCCCAGTCAGCAGGTGCTTCCACGGGGAAGGGTAGTATCTACAGCTGGGCCCAGCTCCATGGTGGCTCCGGCTGCCTGGGCCACTTCTCTGAGTGCTGCCCACAAGGAGCTGGGAGGGGCTGCCAGAGGCAAGCAGTGCCCTGCAGGGGTGGcccagcccccccctcccccccccccggtctcCCGGGGGTGCTGCTGCTTCCTGGCCCAGCAGGGTCAAGCCCCCTGCCTGGACACCAGGGGACAGAGGCTGCCATGAATATTTACTGGCACCAGCAGGCACCTGCGCTATAATTCTGACTGACAGGCTGTGGGCCTGCTGGGGTCTTCAGGGAAGCCCAagctgcctggggcctggctgggACTGGCTCACCCCATACCCTCTCATCTTCTGAGTTGTGATCTCTTCCCTGGACGGGCCTCGTGGCTGCTGGGAAGAACTGACAAGCTCAGGCAGGTCAAGTTCCAGTTAACAGCCACTAAATGACCAGCAAATAGTGGGTAAGGCCACTCCCTAGAACCTGTGGGGGTGCACAGTGGGGACTCTGGGAGTCGCAGCCCTGCTCCGTGTCTGCAAGGGGCCTCTGTTGTCCTGGTCTTCGTCCTTCTTCTTCAGCTCAGCTCCAGCACAGGGCTTTTCTGGCACCTCTGCTGGACCCAGAGATGCATGAGGAACTGGTTAGATTTTTTAGCCCCTCAGTCAAACCTGTTAAAAATATGAGCTGAGTAAGATACTTCCATGTTACTGAAGGTGGGACAACGAGGGCACCCTGGTTCCTGTGCACAGAGGCAGAACCTTTCTCGAGGCCCAAGCGCCTGGGACCAGCTTCCAGTGCACCTGTGGCTCTTACACATGGCTGACCACCTGTGCTGGGCAGGAGCGTTTTAGAAGAGCTGCCTCTTTCTTTTCAGTAGCTGCAGAGAAGCCCAGGGGCCTCTTCTTTCGACCCAGGGGATAAGCCCGGGCTGTCCTCACGGAAACCTCTTGCCTTCACACCAAGCACCCGCGTGGGCCCCTGAGTAAAATAAATTCCAATAAGGGGGCCTTTACAATGGTGCAGCCCTTTCTTGCTGACAGTGGCGAGGCTGAGACCCCAATCCCTCAGTACGGGTCTGTGCCTCAGGAGCTGCCCGTCTGGTGGTGGAGGCTGACGAAGGGCACGCCCAGAAGGGGGTGCAGGCCATGAGTAAAGAAGacctgaataaataaacatcctgTGTTCACGTAGTGGAACTTAACACTGTTCAGACGGCAGCCCTCCCCAAACTAAGGTACCGATTCAGCGCGGTACCCTTTACCCTTTACCAGCCCCACAGGAACTGAAGAGCGGATTGTGAAATTCGTGGGATCAGATTAACCAAACAATTCTGAAACAGAACAAAGGGGGAGGACTTGCACTTTACAGTTTCAAAACTTAACACCCAGCTGTGTGTACAAGATAAAATAGCGTGGCACGGCACCAGGGTAGACATGTACATCGACGGAACAGAGCTGACtgggagtccagaaataaaccctcacattcACGGTCAATTGATTTtggacaagggtgccaagacaattcaacggggaaagaatagtctttcagCAAATTGGATAAGTGGAcaaccacacacaaaagaataaagtgtactttttccttcccccatgcacaaaaattaactcaaaatggatcaaagaccttaATTtgagagctaaaactataaaactcttagaaaacagATGAGTCAGTCTCTGAGACCTTGGATGAGATAATGGCTTCTTAGCTTTGGCACCAGAAGCACaagtggcaaaaagaaaaaaaaaaaaaaaagatgaactagATTTCATGGGGATGAAAAACTTTTGTGCCACAAACGATACTGTCAACAAGCTGAATGGAAGAATATCCTTGAAAAtcctgtatctgataagggaatgacatccaaaatgtataaagaactctgcAAACTCAGTAATAAGATGAACCCAATCAAAAAaatgtacaggggcacctgggtaactcagtcagttgatcatctgactcttgattttagcttaggtcatggtctcacggctcataggttcaagcccctcatcgggctctgcactaacagtggggagcctgtttgagattctgtctctctccttctgccccctctccagctctctctctctctccaagaaaaaaaaaaaaagtacaaaggacTTGAAGACATTTCTCCTGGAAgttatacaaatggccaataaacacatgaaaagatgccccaaATaattagtcaccagggaaatgcaaatcaaaaccaaagtgagatgccacctcacacccaccagaatggctagaattttaaaaagaaaaaagaaaaaaaaaaaaaggaaaataatcagtGTTATCcaaatatggagaaactggaactcaaTACACTGCAGGTAGAAACGTAAAACAGAACAGctaattttggaaaacagtgtggcagttcctcaaaaggttaaatgtGGAGTTACCATCTGACCCAGCTAGACCACTCCTGGATGAAATTtcacttaagaaaaatgaaacatttccaCACAGAAGCTTGCACAGGAATGCTCACAGCAGCCAAAATGTGgcaacaactcaaatgtccatcaagtggtAAATGGATACACAAACTGTGGTCCATTCACACaagaatattatttaaccataaaaaaaaaaaaaaagaaagaaagaaactgccacACGCTACAATattcacattaaaaacattatgtgcgcctgggaggctcagtcggttaagcatctgactcttgacttcagctcaggtcacggtctctcagttagtgggattgagccccaagtcaggctctgtgctgagggccctcagcacagagcctacttgggactctctctctctccccatctctcactgcccgcccccacccccacccccccaccccacgcacatattctctctttcaaaataaaaacattaaaaaataaaaaataaataaaaaaaaaagggggcgcctgggtggctcagttggttgagcagccgactttggctcaggtcacaatctcgcagtctgtgagttcgagccccgcatcaggctctgtgctgacagctcggagcctggagcctgtttcggattctgtgtctccctctctctgaccctcccccgttcatgctctgtctctctctatctcaaaaataaataaacgttaaaaaaaaattttaaatataaaaaataaataaaaaataaaaacaaaaaataaaaacatcctgCTGAGTGAAAGCAACCAGACACCAAAGGCCACATAGAGTAGGACCCATTTATACGAAAtatctagaacaggcaaatccataccagacagaaagcagactggtggttgccagcagctgggggagggaggatggggagtgACTGTTCATGGGGCTTCCTTTTGGAGTAATGCAAGTGTTATAAACTTAGATCCGGGGGATGGTTACGCAACTCTGGATAGACTAAAATCAACAATTTGTACACATGAAATAGGTGAATGGTCTGGTCTGGTTtgtgaatttcaataaaaatgttaaagacacaaaggaaaaaaaaaaaaggcccggggcgcctgggtggcgcagtcggttaagcgtccgacttcagccaggtcacgatctcgcggtccgtgagttcgagccccgcatcaggctctgggctgatggctcggagcctggagcctgtttccgattctgtgtctccctctctctctgcccctcccccgttcatgctctgtctctctctgtcccaaaaataaataaaaaacattaaaaaaaaaaaattttgaaaaaaaaaaaaaaaaggcccaccTATTGGGCACAGGAAGGAGCGGAGAGAAGAGAGCTGAGTGGAAAAGATGGAGGTAGCAGTCACTTTGGGAACAGCATAAATTAAAGAaggtctgaggggcgcctgggtgactcagtcggttaagcgtccgacttcggctcaggtcacgatctggcggtccgcgagttcgagccccgcgtcgggctctgggctgatggctcagagcctggagcctgcttgcgattctgtgcctccctctctctctgcccctcccccgttcatgctctgtctctctctgtctcaaaaataaataaacgttaaaaaaaaaaaaaattaaaaaaaaaagaaggtctgAGCCAGCTTGGCATGTTCTAGGACACTAGTGGAGAGTGATgtaggcagagagaaggggagtgggTGCCAGGCTTGGGTGCCTTACAGGAGCAAGGGAGGGTAGGGCTAATGAGAACAAGGCTCAAAAGcaaggctggaggaggggcacaggaaAGATGGTTAGGGTGGGGCGCAGGATGGAtagcagggcctttgcacttgctgttccctccaccTTGGGGATTGTTCAGAGAGGTCCTTCCAGCCCACCCTGGGTAAAGCAGGCCTTGGTTAtctgggacctcaccaaaatgaGAAGTTCTGGTGTGATTATTTTAATCTCCTCTGCTAGGCTGTGAGCTCCTCCAGACAGGGCTCAGTGCCACGTGCGCATTCAACAAGCAATTACTGAAAGCACGTACATACACAAAGACCACGCCGCCAAAAGGGGTCTCTTCCTCACCCCTCTGCAGCCAGGAAAGACTGGGATGGGTTTGTATGTAGTACAATGCGAGTTGGTGTGAAGGGGTTGCAACCAGGAGGCCTAACCCTAGATAATGGTATAGAAGCACTACTGTGTCATGAACTGGAAGAGGACTGGGATTAAGGGCACATttgtgacttaaaaataaaaaagaggggcacctgggtggctcagttggttgagcattggggtcttgatttcagctcaggtcataatctcacgatttgtgggttcaagcccctcatcgggctctgcgccccccccaataaataaataaactttaaaagacagaaaaagagagaaagagagagagatgctgaCTAGGAGTCCAGGGAGGACCAAGGGCTGGGACCCTTCTACAGCCTGGTCTGGGTACAGGTCACACAGGTGCACAGGCATAAACAGACTTCATGCCACACACCTGAGGGATACACTGGCCTGGGTGTTAAGTTATACTctgagaaaacaaatgaagacatTCACATCACATTGTATTTGTTCAATCTATTCTACGATGAGTCAAGTGCCAATGTGATGCCAATCTAGCCTGtcacctgttttttttattttttattttttattttttttaacgtttatttatttttgagacagagagagacagagcatgaacaggggaggggcagagagagagggagacacagaatctgaaacaggctccaggctctgagctgtcagcacagagcctgacgcggggctcgaactcacggaccgtgagatcatgacctgagccgaagtcggatgctcgaccgagccacccaggcgcccctgtaacctatttttttttaatgaccctCGGGCTAAGAACACTTTTAGGTTTGTaaacagttgtttaaaaaaaaaaaaagcagcggCAGTGGATAGAGAGCCTCTGGCTAGcaaagcataattttttaaaaattgttaatgtttatttatttttttaaaggatcgaTTTACTAGCAAGTTAACtgaatcacatcttttttattttttaaatttt
This DNA window, taken from Neofelis nebulosa isolate mNeoNeb1 chromosome 4, mNeoNeb1.pri, whole genome shotgun sequence, encodes the following:
- the NDUFA13 gene encoding NADH dehydrogenase [ubiquinone] 1 alpha subcomplex subunit 13, whose translation is MAASKVKQDMPPPGGYGPIDYKRNLPRRGLSGYSMFAVGIGTLLFGYWSMMKWNRERRRLQIEDFEARIALMPLLQAEKDRRVLQMLRENLEEEAIIMKDVPDWKVGESVFHTTRWVNPIMGELYGLRTNEEILNAAYGFTWYT